The following proteins are encoded in a genomic region of Xanthomonas cassavae CFBP 4642:
- the creB gene encoding two-component system response regulator CreB — protein MLRAMSDTPVRVLVVEDEAAIADTVLYALRSEGYAPEHCLLGREALARLRAEPADLVVLDVGLPDINGFEVCRSLRSFSEVPVIFLTARNDEIDRVLGLELGADDYMAKPFSPRELVARVRARLRRRSVAAVAEPGWQPHSGFAIDREGSRIRYGEALLPLTRYEYAVLAALLQRPGAILSRAQLMDRGWDASADSAERTVDTHIKTLRGKLRQAGVPVDPIRTHRGLGYALEL, from the coding sequence ATGCTGCGCGCCATGTCCGACACTCCTGTCCGCGTACTCGTCGTCGAAGACGAAGCCGCCATCGCCGATACCGTGCTGTACGCGCTGCGCAGCGAAGGCTACGCGCCCGAACACTGCCTGCTGGGCCGCGAGGCGCTGGCGCGGCTGCGTGCCGAGCCGGCCGATCTGGTGGTGCTGGATGTCGGCCTGCCCGACATCAATGGTTTCGAGGTCTGTCGCAGCCTGCGCAGCTTCAGCGAAGTGCCGGTGATCTTTCTCACTGCGCGCAACGACGAGATCGATCGCGTGCTGGGACTGGAACTGGGCGCCGACGATTACATGGCCAAGCCGTTCTCCCCGCGCGAGCTGGTGGCACGGGTACGCGCCCGCCTGCGTCGCCGCAGCGTGGCAGCGGTGGCCGAACCAGGCTGGCAACCGCATAGCGGCTTTGCGATCGACCGCGAAGGTAGCCGTATCCGCTACGGCGAGGCCCTGTTGCCGCTGACCCGTTACGAATACGCAGTGCTGGCCGCACTGCTGCAGCGTCCCGGCGCCATCCTCAGCCGCGCGCAGTTGATGGACCGTGGCTGGGATGCCAGCGCCGACAGCGCCGAGCGCACCGTCGATACCCATATCAAGACCCTGCGCGGCAAGCTGCGCCAGGCCGGGGTGCCGGTCGACCCGATCCGCACCCACCGTGGCCTCGGCTACGCGCTGGAGCTGTAG
- a CDS encoding C1 family peptidase, whose translation MNTQRSLVLCLLASLSLSSAAAQAAMHGMGLKPSSLMQPVTPLFGTASAAKSLPATVDLTAWAIPPGDQGQVNSCASWATAHTLTGWYANAGKQAQTRFAPMYLYSQVNEGVDEGSSLEAPLEIALAQGIDTEQHYSWGNYNWKNPPTAADRASAAKHPTPYRKYTVLYAGNGNGGRALIEQIKLALAGSTPVAIGFYVRQGFKDLTPKHQVDYDITTPILGGHAVVALGYDSEGLLIENSWGTEWGNKGFGKLAWSVVAKDVIGADVVH comes from the coding sequence ATGAACACCCAACGTTCGCTCGTGCTCTGCCTGCTCGCTTCCCTGAGCCTGTCGTCTGCTGCCGCGCAGGCGGCAATGCACGGCATGGGCTTGAAACCATCGTCGCTGATGCAGCCGGTCACCCCGCTGTTCGGTACTGCGAGCGCCGCCAAGTCGCTTCCTGCCACGGTGGACCTGACCGCCTGGGCGATCCCGCCGGGCGATCAAGGTCAAGTCAACTCATGTGCGTCGTGGGCGACCGCCCACACCTTGACCGGGTGGTACGCCAACGCCGGCAAACAGGCGCAGACGCGCTTTGCCCCGATGTACCTTTACAGCCAGGTCAATGAGGGCGTCGACGAAGGTTCCTCGCTGGAAGCGCCGCTGGAAATCGCGCTGGCGCAAGGCATCGACACCGAGCAGCATTACTCGTGGGGCAACTACAACTGGAAGAACCCACCCACCGCCGCCGACCGCGCCAGCGCCGCCAAACATCCCACGCCGTACCGCAAATACACCGTGTTGTATGCGGGCAACGGCAACGGTGGGCGCGCCTTGATCGAGCAGATCAAGCTGGCGCTGGCTGGGTCCACGCCGGTGGCGATCGGCTTCTATGTCCGGCAAGGCTTTAAAGACCTCACGCCCAAGCACCAGGTCGACTACGACATCACCACACCGATCCTGGGCGGGCATGCGGTGGTCGCGCTGGGCTACGACAGCGAGGGGCTGTTGATCGAAAACAGCTGGGGCACCGAGTGGGGCAACAAGGGCTTTGGCAAGCTGGCGTGGTCGGTGGTGGCCAAGGACGTCATCGGGGCCGACGTGGTGCACTGA
- a CDS encoding GNAT family N-acetyltransferase, producing MAIRNRMPPWHENFSLPNGRTLLLRPIRPEDGPPLQGAFSLLGPEEIRARFVRSSAEITPEMVQRLTHPNPKSEIVLVAAEQLPPGEALVGAVARAALVPGTRQAEYTILVSSFVAGQGLGRQLMRKLVKWARRKYLDCLFGDVLQSNVPMLQLAESLGFKPQAHPESPELVRMVLELDA from the coding sequence ATGGCCATTCGCAATCGCATGCCTCCCTGGCATGAAAACTTCAGCCTGCCCAATGGCCGCACCCTGTTGCTCCGCCCGATCCGTCCCGAGGACGGCCCGCCGCTGCAAGGCGCGTTCAGCCTGTTGGGGCCGGAGGAGATCCGCGCGCGCTTCGTGCGTTCCTCCGCCGAAATCACCCCGGAGATGGTGCAGCGCCTGACCCATCCCAACCCCAAGAGCGAAATCGTGCTGGTGGCCGCCGAACAGCTGCCGCCGGGCGAAGCCCTGGTGGGCGCGGTGGCGCGCGCCGCGCTGGTGCCGGGCACCCGCCAGGCCGAGTACACCATCCTGGTCAGCAGCTTCGTCGCCGGCCAGGGGCTGGGCCGGCAACTGATGCGCAAGCTGGTCAAGTGGGCACGGCGCAAATACCTGGATTGCCTGTTCGGCGACGTGCTGCAGAGCAACGTGCCGATGCTGCAGCTGGCCGAATCGCTGGGCTTCAAGCCGCAGGCGCATCCGGAGTCGCCGGAGTTGGTGCGGATGGTGCTGGAGTTGGATGCTTGA
- a CDS encoding DUF3616 domain-containing protein: MAKKTLIPHSVRLEFTPGALVHSNLSGAAFTDDWLWVAGDEACAVDRLRKLPPGQREALRFGQGQSFPLAELLDLPGEDTEEADLEGMGLSDGYLWVVGSHGLKRKNAKPDRDDADNAKRLTKLKLDANRRLLACLPIERDDDGAPRLVRETADGRRALRLKGDAKHNQLTELLADDPHFGPFLKIPGKDNGFDIEGIVVDGQRLLLGLRGPVLRGWSALLEIQVEAHGDHLRLAPLDDDGTLLRKHFLQLGGLGVRDLHYSGDDLYLLAGPTMVLNGEIRLFKWPDARKQLAANQEAVRFQHALLESAVLPHGTDSDRAEAICNLPPQLAGKTPSWLVLYDAPGPARSGGECVVYGDLLRNR; this comes from the coding sequence ATGGCCAAGAAAACCCTGATCCCGCATAGCGTCCGGCTTGAGTTCACCCCGGGCGCCCTGGTGCACAGCAATCTTTCCGGCGCGGCGTTCACCGACGACTGGCTGTGGGTCGCCGGCGACGAAGCCTGTGCGGTGGACCGGTTGCGCAAGCTGCCGCCCGGCCAGCGAGAGGCCTTGCGCTTTGGGCAGGGGCAGAGTTTTCCGTTGGCCGAGTTGCTGGATCTGCCCGGCGAAGACACCGAGGAAGCCGACCTGGAAGGCATGGGGCTGTCGGACGGGTACCTGTGGGTGGTCGGATCGCATGGGTTGAAGCGCAAGAACGCCAAGCCCGACCGCGACGATGCCGACAACGCCAAGCGCCTGACCAAGCTCAAGCTCGACGCCAACCGCCGCCTGCTGGCCTGCTTGCCGATCGAGCGCGACGACGACGGAGCGCCGCGGCTGGTGCGCGAGACCGCCGACGGCCGCCGTGCGCTGCGCCTCAAGGGCGACGCCAAGCACAACCAACTGACCGAGCTGCTGGCCGACGATCCGCATTTCGGCCCGTTCCTGAAGATTCCCGGCAAGGACAACGGCTTCGATATCGAAGGCATCGTGGTGGATGGCCAGCGTCTGTTGCTGGGCCTGCGCGGGCCGGTATTGCGTGGCTGGTCGGCGCTGCTGGAAATCCAGGTGGAGGCGCATGGGGACCATCTGCGCCTGGCGCCGCTGGATGACGACGGCACGCTGCTGCGCAAACACTTCCTGCAATTGGGCGGGCTGGGCGTGCGCGATCTGCATTATTCTGGGGACGACCTGTACCTGCTGGCCGGGCCCACTATGGTGTTGAACGGCGAAATCCGCCTGTTCAAATGGCCGGACGCGCGCAAGCAGCTGGCCGCCAATCAGGAGGCGGTACGCTTTCAGCACGCGCTGCTGGAGTCGGCGGTACTGCCGCACGGCACCGACAGCGACCGCGCCGAGGCGATCTGCAACCTGCCACCGCAGCTGGCTGGCAAGACGCCCAGCTGGCTGGTGCTGTACGACGCACCCGGCCCGGCGCGCAGCGGTGGCGAGTGCGTGGTGTACGGCGACCTGTTGCGCAACCGCTGA
- a CDS encoding GNAT family N-acetyltransferase — protein sequence MAGMTGASLSVEAVSGNALLPYLDAVAQLRIAVFRAWPYLYDGDADYERSYLAAYAASPQSVFVLACDGDAVIGASTGLPLLDDSDAFHTPFRAAGIDPARVFYFGESVLLPAYRGQGIGHAFFDRREAHARALGGFALTAFCSVDRAPDDPRKPADYRPNDAFWRRRGYAPQPHMQVRLAWAELQRGEIDHSLSVWTRTLAD from the coding sequence ATGGCCGGCATGACCGGTGCTTCCCTCAGTGTTGAAGCGGTGAGCGGCAATGCGCTGTTGCCGTATCTGGACGCGGTGGCGCAGCTGCGCATCGCGGTGTTCCGTGCATGGCCGTATCTGTACGACGGCGATGCCGATTACGAACGCAGCTATCTGGCGGCATATGCGGCGTCGCCGCAGAGCGTCTTCGTGCTGGCATGCGATGGCGACGCGGTGATCGGTGCCTCCACCGGCCTGCCGCTGCTCGATGACAGCGACGCCTTCCACACACCCTTCCGCGCAGCCGGCATCGATCCGGCCCGCGTGTTCTATTTCGGCGAGTCGGTGCTGCTGCCCGCGTATCGCGGGCAAGGCATTGGCCACGCGTTCTTCGACCGCCGCGAGGCGCATGCGCGCGCGCTGGGCGGCTTTGCGCTGACCGCCTTCTGCTCGGTGGACCGTGCGCCCGACGATCCGCGCAAGCCGGCCGACTATCGCCCCAACGATGCGTTCTGGCGCAGGCGCGGCTATGCGCCGCAGCCGCACATGCAGGTGCGGCTGGCCTGGGCAGAGTTGCAACGCGGCGAGATCGACCACAGTTTGAGCGTGTGGACACGCACGTTGGCAGACTAG
- a CDS encoding 23S rRNA (adenine(2030)-N(6))-methyltransferase RlmJ yields MNYRHAFHAGNHADVLKHIALLALIDSLKRKDTPFFVLDTHAGRGRYPLGGEESRKTSEADAGVMRLMAESTLPEVVERYLRAVQADNQPTVRAAAPGQKPARPTAGIQLNHYPGSPLLAAQALREQDRMAFCELQPDEAQALKHLFDRDSRVRVHAGDGYAAIRAFLPPRAGDTKIGRGLVLIDPPYEVQDAEYPQIIHSVREALARWPQAICMVWYPIKLRRSLQPFLRKAATLPAKSVLVAELQVRPDDSPLRLTGSGLLIVNAPWQFDQVLAPALPVLKKHLGEPGASTRLEWLRQDA; encoded by the coding sequence ATGAACTATCGCCACGCCTTCCATGCCGGCAACCATGCCGACGTGCTCAAGCACATCGCCTTGCTGGCGCTGATCGACTCGCTCAAGCGCAAGGACACCCCGTTCTTCGTGCTCGACACCCACGCCGGGCGCGGCCGCTACCCGCTCGGTGGCGAGGAAAGCCGCAAGACCAGCGAAGCCGATGCAGGGGTGATGCGGTTAATGGCCGAATCCACCTTGCCGGAGGTGGTCGAGCGCTACCTGCGCGCAGTGCAGGCCGACAACCAGCCCACCGTGCGCGCCGCCGCCCCCGGGCAGAAGCCGGCCCGCCCCACTGCCGGCATCCAGCTCAACCATTACCCCGGCTCGCCGCTGCTGGCGGCCCAGGCGCTGCGCGAACAGGACCGCATGGCGTTCTGCGAACTGCAGCCGGACGAGGCCCAGGCGCTGAAGCACCTGTTCGACAGGGACAGCCGCGTGCGCGTGCACGCCGGCGACGGCTATGCGGCGATCCGCGCCTTCCTGCCGCCGCGCGCGGGCGACACCAAGATCGGCCGCGGGTTGGTGCTGATCGACCCGCCCTACGAAGTGCAGGATGCCGAATACCCGCAGATCATCCATAGCGTGCGCGAGGCCCTGGCGCGCTGGCCGCAGGCGATCTGCATGGTGTGGTACCCGATCAAGCTGCGCCGCAGCCTGCAGCCGTTCCTGCGCAAGGCCGCCACCCTGCCCGCCAAATCGGTGCTGGTCGCCGAGCTGCAGGTGCGCCCGGACGACTCGCCGCTGCGCCTGACCGGCAGCGGGTTGTTGATCGTCAACGCACCCTGGCAGTTCGACCAGGTGCTGGCGCCGGCCTTGCCGGTGCTGAAGAAACACCTGGGCGAACCCGGCGCCTCGACCCGGCTGGAGTGGCTGCGGCAGGACGCCTGA
- the creC gene encoding two-component system sensor histidine kinase CreC → MRLGLKLFLGFFLIVGLAAFFVMRVFVNEVKPGVRQAMESTLVDAANVLAEMAGPELAQGTIASGSFARHLAQAQHRDPKAWVWRFRKNNVDYRVTVTDARGVVVFDSLGRDVGRDNSRWNDVYRTLRGEYGARSSPESDGDPTATVMHVAAPIYAQDDPKKLIGVLTLAQPNRSIDPFIQASQRDILQRGAWLIGISALIGIAMTWWLMRGIGRLNRYAQAVSAGIPVPPPKPRGDEIGDLGQALETMRRKLEGKAYVEQYVQSLTHEMKSPLAAIRGASELLTEPLPDVDRQHFVASIRAQEQRLTETIDKLLALAEVEQHGWLRTRERIAVSGLLQAAVDAVAQRAASAGVQVAIDAAGLTAGGQAVHGDAFLLRQALINLLENAIAFSPAGSHVQLRTQLQGAQLQLLVEDRGSGVPDYAIERVFERFYSLARPQTGQRSSGLGLPFVREVARLHGGEAALRNREGGGAVAALRLRIG, encoded by the coding sequence ATGCGGCTCGGGCTCAAGCTGTTCCTGGGGTTTTTCCTGATCGTCGGGCTGGCCGCGTTCTTCGTGATGCGGGTGTTCGTCAACGAGGTCAAGCCCGGCGTGCGCCAGGCGATGGAATCGACCCTGGTGGATGCGGCAAACGTGCTGGCCGAAATGGCCGGCCCCGAGCTGGCGCAGGGGACGATTGCCAGCGGCAGCTTCGCCCGCCATCTGGCGCAGGCGCAGCATCGCGATCCCAAGGCCTGGGTGTGGCGCTTCCGCAAGAACAACGTGGACTACCGCGTCACCGTGACCGATGCGCGCGGCGTGGTGGTGTTCGATTCGCTGGGCCGCGATGTGGGCCGCGACAATTCGCGCTGGAACGATGTCTACCGCACCTTGCGCGGCGAGTATGGTGCGCGTTCCAGCCCCGAGAGCGATGGTGACCCCACCGCGACGGTGATGCATGTCGCCGCGCCGATCTATGCGCAGGACGATCCGAAGAAACTGATCGGCGTGCTGACCCTGGCCCAGCCCAATCGCAGCATCGATCCCTTCATCCAAGCCAGCCAGCGCGACATCCTGCAGCGCGGCGCCTGGTTGATCGGCATTTCCGCATTGATCGGCATCGCGATGACCTGGTGGCTGATGCGCGGTATCGGCCGGCTCAACCGCTATGCACAGGCGGTGAGCGCCGGCATCCCGGTGCCGCCGCCCAAGCCGCGCGGCGATGAGATCGGCGACCTCGGCCAGGCGCTGGAAACCATGCGGCGCAAGTTGGAAGGCAAGGCCTACGTCGAGCAGTACGTGCAATCGCTGACGCACGAGATGAAGAGCCCGCTGGCCGCGATCCGTGGCGCCTCCGAACTGCTCACCGAACCGTTGCCGGACGTCGACCGCCAGCACTTCGTCGCCAGCATCCGTGCGCAGGAGCAGCGCCTGACCGAAACCATCGACAAGCTGCTGGCGCTGGCCGAAGTGGAACAGCACGGCTGGCTGCGCACGCGCGAGCGCATCGCCGTGTCCGGCCTGCTGCAGGCGGCAGTGGATGCCGTAGCGCAACGCGCTGCCAGCGCCGGGGTGCAGGTCGCGATCGATGCCGCAGGCCTGACGGCCGGCGGTCAGGCCGTGCATGGCGATGCGTTCCTGCTACGGCAGGCGCTGATCAACCTGCTGGAAAATGCCATTGCGTTCTCACCCGCGGGCAGTCACGTGCAATTGCGTACGCAGCTGCAGGGCGCGCAACTGCAACTGCTGGTCGAAGACCGCGGCAGCGGCGTGCCGGACTACGCGATCGAACGCGTGTTCGAGCGGTTCTACTCGCTGGCGCGCCCGCAGACCGGGCAACGCAGTTCCGGTCTGGGCCTGCCGTTCGTGCGCGAAGTGGCGCGCCTGCACGGCGGCGAGGCGGCCTTGCGCAATCGCGAGGGCGGTGGAGCGGTGGCAGCACTGCGCCTGCGCATCGGCTGA
- the mfd gene encoding transcription-repair coupling factor gives MPSPTYPSPPLPKSGQLRAYWRAPSSPTALAWSIARAAEAHAGPLLVIARDNQSAHQIESDLHALLGESSSLPVVPFPDWETLPYDQFSPHPEIISQRLAALHRLPGLSRGVVIVPVQTLLQQLAPLSYIVGGSFDLTVGQRLGLEAEKRRLESAGYRNVPQVMDPGDFAVRGGLLDVFPMGADTPLRVELLDEDIDSIRAFDPESQRSLDKVDAVKMLPGREVPMDDASIDRVLACLRERFDVDTRRSALYQDLKSGIAPSGVEYYLPMFFSKTATLFDYLDARVLPLIATGVSNAANAFWTQAQHRYEQRRHDVERPLLPPDELYQSPDALRERLNKLARIEVWPADHPRIEDAAALGDQPLPPLPVAAKDAPAGQALASFLGHYPGRVLVAADSAGRREALMEVLAAAPLKPEVVADLPAFLAAATLRFGITVAPLEDGFALNDPQIAVLTERQLFPERANQPRRTRRVGREPEAIIRDLGELSEGAPIVHEDHGVGRYRGLIVLDAGGMPGEFLEIEYAKGDRLYVPVAQLHLISRYSGASAETAPLHSLGGEQWTRAKRKAAEKVRDVAAELLEIQARRRARAGLALQVDRAMYEPFAAGFPFEETGDQLAAIDATLRDLASSQPMDRVVCGDVGFGKTEVAVRAAFAAASAGKQVAVLVPTTLLAEQHYRNFRDRFADYPMKVEVLSRFKSTKEIKAELEKVASGDIDVIIGTHRLLQPDVKFKDLGLVVVDEEQRFGVRQKEALKAMRANVHLLTLTATPIPRTLNMAMAGLRDLSIIATPPPNRLAVQTFITAWDNILLREAFQRELSRGGQLYFLHNDVESIVRMQRDLSELVPEARIGIAHGQMPERELERVMLDFQKQRFNVLLSTTIIESGIDIPNANTIIINRADRFGLAQLHQLRGRVGRSHHRAYAYLVVPDRRSMTSDAEKRLEAIASMDELGAGFTLATHDLEIRGAGELLGEDQSGQMAEVGFSLYTELLERAVRSIRQGKLPDLDAGEEVRGAEVELHVPSLIPEDYLPDVHTRLTLYKRISSARDAEALRELQVEMIDRFGLLPDPVKHLFAIAELKLQANALGVRKLDLGENGGRLVFEAKPAIDPMTIIQMIQKQPKIYTMDGPDKLRIKLPLPEGADRFNAARGLLAALAPG, from the coding sequence ATGCCGTCGCCTACCTACCCCTCTCCGCCGCTGCCCAAGTCTGGCCAGCTCCGCGCCTATTGGCGCGCACCGTCGTCTCCCACTGCGTTGGCCTGGTCGATCGCCCGGGCTGCCGAGGCGCACGCCGGGCCGCTGTTGGTGATCGCGCGCGACAACCAGAGCGCACACCAGATCGAGTCCGATCTGCATGCCTTGCTGGGTGAATCCTCGTCGCTGCCGGTGGTGCCGTTTCCCGACTGGGAAACCCTGCCCTACGACCAGTTCAGCCCGCACCCGGAGATCATCAGCCAGCGGCTGGCTGCGCTGCATCGCCTGCCCGGCCTGAGCCGCGGCGTGGTGATCGTGCCGGTGCAGACATTGCTGCAGCAGTTGGCGCCACTGAGCTATATCGTCGGCGGCAGCTTCGATCTCACCGTTGGCCAGCGGCTGGGTCTGGAAGCGGAAAAGCGCCGTCTGGAAAGCGCCGGTTACCGCAACGTCCCGCAGGTGATGGACCCGGGCGATTTTGCAGTGCGCGGCGGCCTGCTGGATGTGTTCCCGATGGGCGCGGACACGCCGCTGCGGGTGGAGCTGCTGGACGAGGACATCGATTCCATCCGTGCCTTCGACCCCGAGTCGCAGCGCTCGCTGGACAAGGTGGACGCGGTGAAGATGCTGCCCGGCCGCGAAGTGCCGATGGACGATGCCAGCATCGACCGCGTGCTGGCCTGCCTGCGCGAACGTTTCGACGTGGATACCCGCCGTAGCGCGCTGTATCAGGACCTGAAATCCGGCATCGCGCCCTCTGGCGTCGAGTATTACCTGCCGATGTTCTTCAGCAAGACAGCCACGCTGTTCGATTATCTGGACGCGCGCGTGCTGCCGCTGATCGCCACCGGCGTCTCCAACGCCGCCAATGCGTTCTGGACCCAGGCGCAACACCGCTACGAACAGCGCCGCCACGATGTGGAGCGGCCGCTGTTGCCGCCGGACGAGCTGTATCAGTCGCCCGATGCGCTGCGCGAGCGGCTCAACAAGCTGGCCCGCATCGAAGTGTGGCCAGCCGATCACCCGCGCATTGAGGACGCCGCCGCGCTCGGCGACCAACCGTTGCCGCCGCTGCCGGTGGCCGCCAAGGACGCACCCGCCGGGCAGGCGCTGGCGTCCTTCCTGGGCCATTACCCGGGCCGCGTGCTGGTGGCCGCCGATTCGGCCGGCCGTCGCGAGGCCTTGATGGAAGTATTGGCCGCCGCACCGCTCAAGCCGGAAGTGGTCGCCGACCTGCCTGCGTTCCTGGCCGCGGCCACGCTGCGTTTCGGCATTACCGTGGCACCATTGGAAGATGGGTTTGCGCTGAATGACCCGCAGATCGCGGTGCTCACCGAGCGCCAGCTGTTTCCCGAGCGGGCCAACCAGCCGCGCCGTACGCGCCGGGTGGGACGCGAGCCGGAAGCGATCATTCGCGATCTGGGTGAGCTGTCCGAAGGCGCGCCGATCGTGCACGAGGATCACGGCGTGGGCCGTTACCGCGGCCTGATCGTGCTCGATGCCGGCGGCATGCCCGGCGAGTTCCTGGAAATCGAATACGCCAAGGGCGACCGGCTGTATGTGCCGGTGGCGCAGCTGCACCTGATCAGCCGTTACTCGGGTGCCTCGGCCGAGACCGCGCCGTTGCATTCGCTGGGCGGCGAACAATGGACCCGTGCCAAGCGCAAGGCCGCAGAAAAGGTGCGCGATGTCGCGGCCGAACTGCTGGAGATCCAGGCACGTCGCCGTGCGCGCGCCGGCCTGGCGCTGCAGGTGGATCGTGCGATGTACGAACCGTTTGCCGCCGGATTCCCGTTCGAGGAAACCGGCGACCAGCTGGCCGCCATCGATGCGACCCTGCGCGATTTGGCCAGCAGCCAGCCGATGGACCGGGTGGTCTGCGGCGACGTGGGCTTCGGCAAGACCGAGGTCGCGGTGCGCGCGGCGTTCGCGGCAGCCAGCGCCGGCAAGCAGGTTGCCGTGCTGGTCCCCACCACGCTGTTGGCCGAACAGCACTACCGCAATTTCCGCGACCGTTTCGCCGATTACCCGATGAAGGTGGAAGTGCTCTCGCGCTTCAAGAGCACCAAGGAGATCAAGGCCGAACTGGAGAAGGTCGCCAGCGGCGACATCGACGTGATCATCGGCACGCACCGGCTGCTGCAGCCGGACGTGAAGTTCAAGGATCTCGGGCTGGTCGTCGTCGACGAAGAGCAACGCTTCGGTGTGCGGCAGAAGGAAGCGCTCAAGGCGATGCGCGCCAACGTGCACCTGCTCACGCTCACCGCCACGCCGATCCCGCGCACGCTCAACATGGCCATGGCCGGGCTGCGCGATCTGTCCATCATCGCCACCCCGCCGCCGAACCGCCTGGCGGTGCAGACCTTCATCACCGCCTGGGACAACATCTTGCTGCGCGAAGCATTCCAGCGCGAACTCAGTCGCGGCGGCCAGCTGTACTTCCTGCACAACGATGTGGAAAGCATCGTGCGCATGCAGCGCGATCTCTCGGAACTGGTGCCGGAGGCGCGCATCGGCATCGCGCATGGGCAGATGCCCGAGCGCGAGCTGGAACGGGTGATGCTGGACTTTCAGAAACAGCGCTTCAACGTGCTGCTGTCGACCACGATCATCGAATCGGGCATCGACATTCCCAACGCCAATACCATCATCATCAACCGCGCCGACCGCTTCGGCCTGGCGCAGCTGCATCAGTTGCGTGGCCGCGTGGGCCGTTCGCATCACCGCGCCTACGCGTACCTGGTAGTGCCCGACCGCCGCTCGATGACCTCCGACGCGGAAAAGCGCCTGGAGGCAATCGCCTCGATGGACGAACTGGGCGCCGGTTTCACCCTGGCCACGCACGACCTGGAAATCCGCGGCGCCGGCGAACTGCTGGGCGAAGACCAGAGCGGGCAGATGGCCGAGGTCGGTTTCAGCCTCTACACCGAATTGCTGGAACGCGCCGTGCGCAGCATCCGCCAGGGCAAGCTGCCCGACCTGGATGCCGGCGAGGAGGTGCGCGGTGCGGAGGTGGAACTGCACGTGCCCTCGCTGATTCCCGAGGATTACCTGCCCGACGTGCACACCCGCCTGACCCTGTACAAGCGCATTTCCAGCGCACGCGATGCCGAGGCCTTGCGCGAACTGCAGGTCGAGATGATCGACCGCTTCGGCCTGCTGCCGGACCCGGTCAAGCACCTGTTCGCCATTGCCGAGCTCAAGCTGCAAGCCAACGCGCTGGGCGTGCGCAAGCTGGATCTGGGCGAAAACGGCGGGCGGCTGGTGTTCGAGGCCAAGCCGGCGATCGACCCGATGACCATCATCCAGATGATCCAGAAGCAACCAAAGATCTACACCATGGATGGCCCGGACAAACTGCGCATCAAGTTGCCGCTGCCCGAGGGCGCCGACCGTTTCAATGCGGCACGCGGCCTGCTGGCGGCATTGGCACCGGGGTAA
- a CDS encoding carbon-nitrogen hydrolase family protein, producing MNAPLTIAVAKYPIGRPADFDAFAARVSALVGEAALAGARVAVLPEYLSLELGATFGTQVSAGLPESLAAIQALRAPWLELFAGLARQHRLHLIPGSFLLDLGQGRYRNRSDWFAPDGRHGWQDKLQLTGFEKATGLIEPGDALKVFDVDGVRAAIAICYDSEFPLPVRAQYEAGARLLIVPSCTDTTAGATRVRIGCLARALENRMFVAQSVTAGQAPWSPALDINTGEAAVFAPMDVGFPDDGVVAQTRGEAVWAYAALDIAAFEASRAQAQVANDRDWPGQWAAGLARARLAAWE from the coding sequence ATGAATGCGCCGCTCACCATTGCCGTTGCCAAGTACCCGATCGGCCGCCCGGCGGATTTCGATGCGTTTGCTGCGCGCGTCTCGGCCCTGGTCGGCGAGGCAGCGTTGGCCGGCGCCCGCGTGGCGGTGTTGCCGGAATATCTGTCGCTGGAGCTGGGCGCGACCTTCGGCACGCAGGTGTCTGCCGGCCTGCCGGAGTCCTTGGCCGCCATCCAGGCCTTGCGTGCGCCATGGCTCGAACTGTTTGCCGGCCTGGCGCGTCAGCACCGGCTGCACCTGATACCCGGCAGTTTCCTGCTGGATCTGGGTCAGGGCCGCTACCGCAATCGCAGCGACTGGTTCGCCCCCGATGGCCGCCACGGTTGGCAGGACAAGCTGCAGCTCACCGGCTTTGAAAAGGCCACCGGGCTGATCGAGCCGGGCGATGCGCTGAAGGTGTTCGACGTCGATGGCGTGCGCGCGGCGATCGCCATCTGCTACGACAGCGAATTCCCGCTGCCGGTGCGGGCGCAGTACGAGGCCGGTGCACGCCTGTTGATCGTGCCCAGCTGCACCGACACCACCGCCGGCGCCACCCGCGTCCGCATCGGCTGCCTGGCGCGCGCGCTGGAAAACCGCATGTTCGTCGCGCAATCGGTCACCGCCGGGCAGGCGCCCTGGAGCCCGGCGCTGGACATCAATACCGGCGAGGCTGCGGTGTTCGCGCCGATGGATGTGGGCTTCCCGGACGACGGCGTGGTGGCGCAGACCCGGGGCGAGGCGGTGTGGGCGTATGCGGCGCTGGATATCGCTGCCTTCGAGGCCAGCCGCGCACAGGCGCAGGTGGCCAACGATCGCGATTGGCCCGGGCAGTGGGCGGCCGGCCTGGCGCGTGCCCGGTTGGCGGCGTGGGAGTGA